A single region of the Silene latifolia isolate original U9 population chromosome 8, ASM4854445v1, whole genome shotgun sequence genome encodes:
- the LOC141595235 gene encoding uncharacterized protein LOC141595235: MIAYLKVEKELKQKFRDCKLKQVPRDQNVEADVLATPGATFKPTELANIPIAHVLEPSIQKTEEVDKGKLEDHQDEATVLSSTDDQTADPDWRTRYLDWRTPYLDWLRHGKLQNCKKEVRGFKMKATKFTLIENVLFRKSPAGPYLRCLDKQEAQTVLHALHSSECGNHTGGRSLSNKSLRQGYFWPTMRAGSA; encoded by the coding sequence ATGATAGCCTATTTAAAAGTAGAAAAGGAGCTCAAGCAGAAATTCAGAGATTGCAAGCTCAAACAAGTCCCTAGAGACCAGAATGTAGAGGCTGACGTCCTAGCAACCCCGGGGGCAACCTTCAAGCCAACAGAGCTGGCTAACATCCCCATCGCGCATGTATTGGAGCCATCAATCCAAAAGACGGAGGAAGTAGACAAAGGAAAGCTAGAAGATCACCAAGATGAAGCAACAGTTCTATCAAGCACAGACGACCAGACAGCTGACCCGGATTGGCGTACGCGTTACCTGGATTGGCGTACGCCTTACCTGGATTGGCTGAGACACGGCAAGCTGCAAAATTGCAAAAAAGAGGTAAGGGGTTTTAAAATGAAAGCCACCAAATTCACGCTGATTGAAAATGTGCTTTTTAGAAAGTCGCCGGCAggaccctacttacggtgcctggataaGCAAGAAGCACAAACTGTATTGCATGCCCTCCACAGTAGCGAATGCGGAAACCATACAGGAGGCAGAAGTCTGTCAAACAAATCCCTCAGACAAGGCTATTTTTGGCCTACAATGAGGGCAGGCTCAGCATAA